The window GCCGCGGTCGGACTCTCGCTCGGTGAGGCGGTCGCGCCCCCGAACAGCCTGAAGCACCGGCGGCTGGCTACCGCCGACCGCGGGGACCTTGTGGCGGCGATGCGGCGGACGCTCCGGTTCATGCACCGCACCGGCACGGCGCGGTGTCTGGACTTCCGGGAGTCGGGTCCGGCCGGCGCCCGCGCGTTACGGGACGCCGCCGGGCCGGTGGAGTTCGACCCGTTCATCTTCGGCAGCGGTGACCCTTCGGTTCTGGATATCGCCGACGGATACGGCGCCAGCGGGGCGAACGACGACGACTTCGCCGAGGAACGCGCCGCTGCCGCCGAGCGGGGCGTGCCGTTTGCGATCCACGCCGGCGAACCAGACGCGACGGACATCCATCCCGCACTCGACCTGGACCCCGACCTGCTCGTGCATATGATCCACGCCGAGGGCGAGCACCTGAGCCGCGTCGCCGCCGACGACGTACCGGTCGCGGTCTGTCCCCGCGCGAACACCGTCCTCGGCGTCGGCAAACCGCCGATCCGGGACCTGCTCGACCACACGACCGTCGCGCTGGGGACCGACAACGTGATGTTGAACCCCCCGTCGATGTTCCGGGAGATGGCCTACACGGCCAAGCACTTCGACGTGACCGCTACGGAGGTGCTGGGGATGGCGACGCGGGCCGGTGCGGAGGTGGTCGGGCTGGATTGCGGCGTCATCGCCCCGGGCAAGCGGGCGGAACTCCTCGTGATCGACGGCGACTCCGACAACCTCGCCGGAACCGAGGACCCGATCCGGGCGGTCGTCCGCCGCGCGACCGGGCTCGACGTCGCCCGCGTCGTGCGCTAAGCGTCCGTTCGGGGGTCGAACCGCCCGAACGGCGTGGTCTCGTGGCTCCGGACCAGGACCTCGTCGGCCACGGTCAGGCCCATGTCGAGGAGTTCCTGTGCGACGGGCGTGATGTCGCTGTCGGACTCCCCGACGGCGGTCACCAGCAGGTTCTGATCGCCGGTGACCAGCTCCTGGACGGAGACCACGCCGTCGATTTCGAGAATGTCGGGGATGAGGTCGCCACGCTCGGGGATCGACGCGGTACAGAACAGCAACATCCGGAGCGGGTACCCCGACTTCTGGTAGTCGACTTCCGCGCTGTAGCCCTTGATGACGCCTTCCGACTCCAGCCGCTGGATGCGCTTGCGGACGGTGCTGCCGGAGGTTCCGGTCCGCTCGGCGATGTCACCGGACGACACGTTCCTGGCGTCCTCTTGCAGCGCGTACAGGATCGCCTCGTCGACGTCGTCTGTCGCGTCGTCGGCCATACCCGTACCTCCGCGGCACGGCCACTTTATCTTGTACCCTGTCGGGGGCCGCCCGGCCGACCGCGGCTTCGCCAGTCGGTTACTCCCTTCTGCCCTCGTTCGTCCCGATCCCGGTCCTAACTAACCAGTGCCGCCGCGGACGGACAAGGAACTGATACTGTTGGCTATAACTACGTGAAGATTTTCGGCACCTCGGGGTGCCGAAATCCTTCACGCGACTATAGCCGACAGTATGAACCGGCGTCCGTCGAAACGATCGGCTACGGGCGTGAGAGCCGAACGCACAGTCCGGAGCGCTCACGGACCCACGGCTCGCTGAGACGGTCGCCCCCGCCTACGGGAACGCCCCGCACTACCGCGACCGCCTCGACGACCACGGGATCGACCCGGACGATATCGACGGGATCGACGACATCGAGCGACTCCCGTTCACGACGAGCGCGGCCTTCACTGATAACTACAACCCGGCTACCGTCGCGTTCGCCGCCGAAGAGGCCGTGATCGTGGCCGCGTAGGACGTTCCTCCCCGACTCAGATCCCCCGGACGGTCTCGATCACGCCGATCGACTCCAGGGTGATCCACACCAGGAACACGGCGTAGAGCCCGAGAAACCCGTAGGCCTCCCAGTCGGTCAGCTCGAGACCGGTCCGGGTGAAGACGATGAACACGAGCGTCGCGAGGCCGAGAAACCCCATCGTCGGCACCGCGACCAGGAAGTCGATGGTCGCAGACCCCGCGAGCAGGACCCCAACGGGGATCGCCACCAGAAGGTTGAACGTGTTGCTCCCGAGGACGTTCGTCAGGCTGGTGAGGCTGTCGCCGTCCTTCGCGGCGCTGACACTGACGAACGCGTCGGGGAGGCTCGTCGCGGCCGCGATCACGGTGAGCCCCCACAGGAACGACGGCGTGCCGAACGTCTCCCCGAGCGAGAGGGCGGCGCGGACGAGGCCCTCCACGCCCACCGCGATCACGACCAGCGACACGGCCAGGACGCCCCACTCGCGGCGTGGGCTGATCGCGGGCGCGTCGGCGCCGACGTACCCGCTTGCGTCCTGCTGGTGGAGGAAGAGGTAGACGGCGTACGTGGCGAGCAGTATCAGGGCCAACCCCGGAGTCAGGATCGCCGCCCGGTTGGTCCCACCCGGCACGTAGGTCGCCCCCAGCGCGAAGACGACGAACAGCAACAGGACGCTGATGATGTAGAACTGGGTGTCGCGGTGGATGAGGCTCCGGTTCGAGTCCAGGTTCTCGCTGAAGATCGCCGAGACCCCCGGGATCACGAGCAGGTTGAAGATCGCGCTCCCGACGATCGCACCGACGCCGAGGGAGAACTCGCCGTGGACGACCGTACTGATGATAACCGAACTCAGCTCCGGGAAGCTGGAGCCGACGGCGACCACCACCGCGCCGTGGACCGCCACCGGCAGCCCGTAGAATCCGCTGAGCCGTTCGGCGGCCCGCTCGAAGTACTCGCTGCCCTTCCAGATGACGAGGGTCGATACGGCGACCAAGCCGATCGAACCGACTACAACGGCCATCGGTACCACCCTCGCGGAACGCACGGAAAGGCGTGTTCCTCCGGAGCAGGCTGCCGGCCGAGTCGGCGCGCTGTCGACCCACAGTGCGGCGCCCGGGGTCGCGCCGCCCGCCCGTCGGCCTGATACTGTTGGGTATAACTGCGTAAAGGTTTTCGACACCCCGGGGTGTCGAAATCCGTCACGGGACTGTAGCCGACAGTATGAAGACGTAAGTTCCAGCCGCCCGGATACGGGAGTATGAACCTCCCCGAGAACGTCGGCGGACGCGACCGCCTCGCCCGCGCACTGCTCGCTGCCCTCCTGGCGCTGCTCACCGTCGCCCTCCTCGGGTCGGGGCGACGGCGGCTCGGCGTCTTCGCGGCGCTCGGCGCCGTCGGGTTCGGCTTCAACGCCGTCACCTGCTTCTGCGGAATGAACAGGGCGCTCGGCGTCGACACCACCGGCGACTGACGGTAGCCGACCGTCCGGACGCCGTCGACGCGCCGTACTGTCAGATTTCTTATAGATGGACACTGTCATACTGGTGGCTCCCGTAGAGCCCGTATGCAGCCCCACCCGTTCGAAAACGAACTGACGCTGCCGGCGCACCGAGAGCGCGGGGCCGTCGCGGAGTTCCACGACGCCTACGACGACGCGATCGCGGCCGTCGAATCCGAACTGGGCGCCTCCCACCCGCTCGTGATCGACGGCGAGGAAGTCGCCACCGACGAGGAGTTCACAGTCACAAGCCCCGCCGACACCGACCTCGAGATCGGGACGTTCGCCGCCGGGACGGCCGACCACGTCGACGACGCCGTCGACGCGGCCACGGCGGCGTTCGAGGCGTGGCGGACGTACGACGTATCTGAGCGCGTTGCGATCTTCCGCCGCGCCGCTGAGCGAATGGGCGACCGGAAGTTCGAGCTCGCGGCGACGCTGACGATCGAGAACGGCAAGACCCGCGCCGAGGCGATGGCCGACGTCGACGAGGCGATCGACTTCCTCCGGTTCTACAGCCGGGAGCTCGACCGCAACGACGGCTACCAGTACGACACCGGCGAGCCGACCCCCGGCCAGCACTGCTCGAACGGCCTCGAACCGTACGGGGTCTTCGGCGTGATCGGCCCGTTCAACTTCCCGTGTGCGATCTTCACCGGGATGACCGCCGGCGCGGCGATAACCGGCAACGCGGTCGTCGCAAAGCCCGCGAGCGCGACCCCGCTGATCGGCCACAAGGTCGTCGAGATCCTCTCGGCCGCGGGCGTGCCCGACGGCGCGCTCAACCTCGTCACCGGGGGCGGCCGCGCGGTGGGAACGCCGCTCGTCGAACACGACGACGTCGACGGGATCGTCTTCACCGGTTCCAGGGCCGTCGGCGACCGGATCCGGCGGACCTTCATCGAACTCGACAAGCGCGGCCCGGTGATCGCCGAACTGGGCGGGAAGAACCCGGTGGTCGTCACCGACACGGCGGACCTCGGGAAGGCGGTCTCGGGGGTCGCAAACGGCGCGTTCGGCTACAGCGGCCAGAAGTGCTCGGCGACCTCCCGGGTGTACGTCGACGAGGGGATCGTCGAGGCGTTCTCCCGGGAGCTGGTCGCGGCCGCCGAGGACCTCCCGATCCGTCGGCCCCGGGACCCCGAGGCGTTCGTCTCGCCGCTCATCGACGACGACGCCCTCGAACGCTACCGGGAGATCTGTGAGATCGCCCGGCGCGACGGGGAGGTCCTCACCGGCGGGTCGGTCGTGTCGTCGCCGGAGCTTTCCGCCGGCCGGTTCGTCGAGCCAACCGTCGTGCGTGGAATCCCCCACGACCACGACCTCGCACGCGAGGAACACTTCCTCCCGTTCGTGACGATCCACCCGGTATCGGACCTCGACGAGGCCATCCGGAAGTCCAACGACAGCAGCTACGGCCTCTGTGCCGGGCTGTTCTCGGAGGATCCCGACGAGGTCGACACCTGGCTGGATCGGATCGAGTCGGGGATGTGTTACGTGAACCGCGAGCGGAGCGCGACCACCGGCGCGCTCGTGCAGGCCCAGCCGTTCGGCGGGTGGAAGGCGTCGGGGACGACCGGCAAGTTCGCCGGCGGCTACTGGTACCTCCCGCAGTTTATGCGCGAGCAGAGCCGGACCGTCGTCGAGGACGTCGGCCGGTCGTGATCGCCGGACCGTCGTGCTGACCTGCCTCAGTCGGCAGCCGGGGCAGCGACGGAATCGCCCCTGTCGGGTTCCGCGACCTGTGTGACGATCAGCCCCAACCCCACGGCGCCGGCCCCGGTCGCCACCGCGAACGGAACCACGAACCCGAAACTGACTAAAACGCCGGCCATCAGGATCCCCGAGGCGATGCCGAGCCCGAACCCCATCGTCAGGAGCGACAGCGTCGACCCCGACGCCCCCTCGCGCGCCAAGTCCCCGGCGAGTGCCAGCGACGGGGCGAACACGGCCGCGACCGCGACGCCCTGGAGGAAGCGGGCGATGATCATCGCGTTGGAGGAGGTGACGAGCCCCTGTGCCAGGGTCGTCGGCAAAAGGAGGAGAAAGCCGGCGACCAGGAACGGCCGCCGACCGTACCGGTCGCTGAGCCGGCCGATCGGAAGCTGGAACAGCACGTTCGCCAGGATCGACGCGCCGAACTGGATCGAGTACAGGAAGCTGCCCTGGTTGAGCCGCTCGTTGATGACGTTCGCCAGCGGGGCGTAGATCGCGATCGACAGCGCCATCACGATCGTCGCGAGCGCGAGTGCGAACACCGGATCCAGCCCCCCGTCCTCGCCGCGGACGCGGACCGAGAGCCCCTCGCCCGCGGTTTCGGTCGGCTCGGGGTCGGTGATCAGCAGGGAAACGAGGCCGAAACTCACCACGGCGCCGGCAACTGCCACCAGGAACGCGGCGTCGTACCCCGAGACCGGTCGGCCGAAGACGGCGTAGGGGCCGCTTGCGACGACGACTCCGGCGACCAGCGGGCCGATCCCGAAGCCGAGGAGTCGAAACGTGTTGAACAGGCCGAAGTTGTTCCCGCGCTCCGCCGAGTCGGAGAGTTCGTTGACGAGCGCCACCGCGATCGGAATCGAGAACGCGGCGCCGACGCCCTGCAGCCCGCGCATCGCCAGTACGAGCAGGTAGTCGGTGAAGAGCAGATAGCCCGCGCTCCCGGTCGCGACGAGGCCGAGCCCGAAGAGGAGAAACACCTTCCGGCGCCCGGTGCGGTCGGAGACGGATCCGGTGAGCGGCTGGCTCAGGCTGTTGAGAAACCCGAACACCGACAACACGATCGCGATCAACAGTTCCACGCTGACGTCGATTCCGACGCCGAACACGGTCGCGGTCGATCCGGTGACTGCCGGGAGCCGCACCGCCCCGCTCCCGATGTAGAGCGGAAGCACGACGACCAGAAACGAGTTCGCCAGGGCGCTGACCATCCGCGCGATCGCCAGCGACAGGATGCGGGCGTCCGGCACGGAGCTGTCGCGCATCTACGCACAGTTGACACCGCATCCAATCAAAGGTACCGGCCGCACGACCGCACTCGCCGTCGCGGGCGACACGACGCCGCAAACGTCATTATCGATCAATGCATATGTTCACACGATAGTGTCGTGCTCCCGGTATTTACAGCCAATCCCGAGGGAACCGTTAAAATAAAAATTTATTACGATGTGTAGTAATAATTAGGACGGATATGTCTAGCCAAGATGACGACGGACGGTTGCCGTCCCGACGAACGTTCATTCGAGCGTCGGGTGTTGCGGCGCTCGCAGGAATCGCCGGCTGCAGCGGCGGCGGTGGCGGAGACGGCGGCGGTGGCGGAGACGGCGGCGGTAGCGGAGACGGCGGAGGTAGCGGAGACGGCGGAGACGGCGGGGGCGGCGGCTCCGGCGCCGCTGTCGAGGTGCTCCACGGCTGGACCGGCGGCGACGGCGCCAAGGCGGCCGACGCACTCGCGGAAGCGTTCGACGAGAACGTCGACGACTTCGAGCTCGATATGAACCCGATCGGCGGCGGCGGGAACCAGAACCTGGATGCGGTCGTTGCGAACCGGCTCCAGAGCAACGACCCGCCGGGGTCGTTCGCCAACTGGCCGGGCCCGAACCTCCTGCGCTACGAGGGCGTCCTCGGCAGCGTCGACGACGTCTGGGAGGAGAACAACTTCGAGGACGTGATGATCCAGGAGGCCATCGACCTCCACAAGCAGAACGGGAGCTACCGGGCGGTCCCGCTCGGATCCCACCGCCTGAACTGCCTGTTCTACAACGTTTCGGTCGTCGAGGAGGCCGGCATCGACGTGGATTCGCTGACGAGCCCCTCGGCGCTCATCGACGCCTTCGAGACGGTCCAAAGTGAGACCGACGCGGTCCCGATGACCCACGCGATGTCGGGCACGTGGACGACGACCCAGCTGTGGGCCGCCGTGATGCTCGGCGTCAACGGCTATCAGTCCTATATGGACTTCATCGGGGGCGAAGGCTCCGAGAGCGATGTCCGCGCGGCGTTCGAGACGACCGCGGAGATGCTGGAGAACTACATCAGCGAGGACGCCGCCTCGATCGGGCTAACCGAGTCCAACCAGAACATCATCGAGGGCAACGCCGCGTTCATCCACCAGGGCAACTGGGCGGCGGGCGCGTTCCGGAACGCCGAGGACTTCGATTACGACGAGGACTGGGGCTTCAAGACCTTCCCCGGCACGGAGGGGATGTACACCCTCCACTTCGACTCGTTCCTCTACCCGTCGAACAACCCGACCCCCGAGGCCTCGACGGTCTGGGAGGCGTTCGTCGGCAGCGAGGAAGCACAGATCGCGTTCAACCAGTTCAAGGGGTCGATCCCGACCCGGACCGACGTGAGTATGGACCAGTTCGGTCCGTACCTCCAGGAGACCGCGAAGGACTTCGCCGAAGCGGAGAATCGGCCCCCGACGCTCCAGCACGGGCTCGCGGTGCCCTCCGAGACGATGACCCAGCTCAACGAGGTCATCTCCTCGGAGTTCACCGGCCCGTACAACGTCGACGCGGCGACGCAGGGCTTCCTGGACGCAGTGTCGAACTGACCGTCGCCGTATGTTCGACCTCTACCGTCGGCTGTCCGGCGCTCTCGGTCGGTCATCGCAGGATGACGAGGCGCGCACTGACGGCGGCGTCGTGAGCGACCGCTCGGCTCCGGATCCCGGCTCGGAGTCGGAACCGGGCCCGCTCGCCCGCGCCGGCGCGGCGGTAGACCGGCGGTTCGGGAGCGACTTCTTCGAGTCCTCGCTGTTCTGGCTGCCGCCGTTCCTGCTGATGGCGCTTTTCGTCTACGGCGCCATCATCTGGAACCTGCTCATCTCCCTGACCGAGTACCAGGGCTTCGCGAACGCGCCCGACTACAGCAACCTCGATTTCAGCATGTACGCCCGGGCGCTCGGGGATACGGGGTTCATCGATGCCGCGGTCAACACCCTGATACTGCTTGTCGCGTTCACCGGCGCGACGCTCGCCGTGGGGCTCGTCCTCGCGATCCTGATCGACCGGGGGATCCGCTTCGAGAACGCCTTCCGGACGATCTACCTCCTGCCGATGAGCCTCTCGTTTGTGGTGACCGCGCAGTTCTGGCTGTGGATGTACAACTTCAACAACGGGATCGTGAACCTCCTGCTCGGCGTCGTCGGGATCGGCCCGATCAGCTTCCTCGGGAACCAGACGATCGTGCTCTGGGCGGTCATCTTCGCGTTGATGTGGCAGTTCTCGGGGTACGCGATGGTCGTGTACCTCGCGGGGCTCCGCGCGATCCCCACCGAACACTACGAGGCGGCCCAGGTCGACGGCGCGTCGACGCTGAAGATGTACTGGCGGGTGATCATCCCGCAGCTGAAAGGTGCGACCATCAGCGCCGCGGTCGTGCTGATGGTGTTCGGGATGAAGGCCTTCGACTTCCTCTACTCGCTCGTTGGCGGCTACCGCCCACCCAACGGCGCGGACATCCTGGCGACGAAGATGGTGCGTGAAGCGTACGCGAACCTCAACTGGGCGTACGGGGCGGCGATCGCGATCGTGCTGTTCGCGATGGCGCTGGGCGTCATCGGGCCGTACCTCGTCTACGAGTACCGGAGGGATAACCTATGAGCGACGCCAACGTGCGCCGCGCGACCCGTGCGGCGCGACTCCGTCGGAGTATCGAACAGACGGGCCCGGCCGAGATCCTCCTGTACGCCGTGTTGGTCGCGATGGCCGGCTTCTACCTCGTGCCGATCGAGTCCGGGCTGGTCACGTCGATCAAGACCAACACCGCGATCATCGAGACGGCGCCGTTCGCCCCGCCCGGCGGCGAGGGCGTGACCCTTGAGAAGTGGCAGGCCGCAATCGACGCGCTGCTGCGCGGGATGGGCAACAGCCTGCTGTACGCCGTCCCCGCCACCGTCCTCTCGGCGGTGCTCGGCAGCATCACCGCCTACGGGCTGACGATGCCGAACTGGAGCCGGGCGTACAAGGCGCCGCTGATCGCGCTCATCGTGGCCGGGATCTTCATCCCCTACCAGGCGGTGTTGGTGCCGCTGACGCAGTTCTGGTCGCAGTGGGTCCAACTCACCCAGCTGCTGTCGTTCCTCTGGGGCTTCGGCATCCCCAACGATTACGCGGGGATCATCGAACTGGTGATCACCCACGTCGCCTACGGGCTGCCGATCTGTACGCTCCTGTTCCGGACGTACTACAAGACGATGAGCACCGAAATGATCGAGTCCGCCCGCCTCGACGGGGCGTCGCTCCGCCGCGTCTACCGCCGGATCGTCCTCCCGCTGTCGGGGCCGATGTTCGCCGTCGTGCTCATCTACCAGTTCACTCAGATCTGGAACGACCTGCTTTTCACGCTGGTGTTAGTCTCCACGGAGTCGAGCCCGGCGGCGCCCGTCGTGTTGATCCTCGCAGGGCTGGGTTCCTCGCTGGAGGGACAGGACTTCGCGCTCCGGATGGCGGGAGCGTTCTTCGCGGCGCTGCCGACGCTCGCGGTGTACATCTTCTTCGGCGAGGAGTTCGCCGAGGGGGTGTCGGCGTGAACCGGACGCGTCCCGGGACGGCACTCGGCGGCGCCGGAACCGACAGCGAGACGTGCCGCGGGAACGACCCACTGACCGAGACCTCAACCCAAAGATATGGCAACGCTTGAACTCGATTCGATAACGAAGACGTTTCAGGACGACAACGGCGAGATCGTCGCCGTCGACGACATTTCGATGGCGATCGACGACGGCGAGTTTCTCGTGGTCGTCGGCCCGTCTGGCTGCGGGAAGTCGACGATGCTGCGGATGGTCGCGGGACTGGAGTCGATCACCGCCGGCACCGTCTCGCTCGACGGCCGCGTCATCAACGACGTGAAGTCTCAGGAGCGGAACATCGCGATGGTCTTCCAGTCCTACGCGCTGTATCCGCACATGTCCGTCCGGGAGAACATGTCGTTCGGGCTCGAGGAGTCGACGGATCTTCCGGACGACGAGATCGCGGAGATGGTGTCGGAGACGGCCGAACTCCTCGGGA of the Halobellus ruber genome contains:
- a CDS encoding amidohydrolase family protein, translated to MEEVAGTVLVGDSFDPVSGRVVVEDGRIEAIEETGTDSTDIVLPAFVNAHTHLGDSVAKEAAVGLSLGEAVAPPNSLKHRRLATADRGDLVAAMRRTLRFMHRTGTARCLDFRESGPAGARALRDAAGPVEFDPFIFGSGDPSVLDIADGYGASGANDDDFAEERAAAAERGVPFAIHAGEPDATDIHPALDLDPDLLVHMIHAEGEHLSRVAADDVPVAVCPRANTVLGVGKPPIRDLLDHTTVALGTDNVMLNPPSMFREMAYTAKHFDVTATEVLGMATRAGAEVVGLDCGVIAPGKRAELLVIDGDSDNLAGTEDPIRAVVRRATGLDVARVVR
- a CDS encoding Lrp/AsnC family transcriptional regulator; its protein translation is MADDATDDVDEAILYALQEDARNVSSGDIAERTGTSGSTVRKRIQRLESEGVIKGYSAEVDYQKSGYPLRMLLFCTASIPERGDLIPDILEIDGVVSVQELVTGDQNLLVTAVGESDSDITPVAQELLDMGLTVADEVLVRSHETTPFGRFDPRTDA
- a CDS encoding sodium:calcium antiporter, translated to MAVVVGSIGLVAVSTLVIWKGSEYFERAAERLSGFYGLPVAVHGAVVVAVGSSFPELSSVIISTVVHGEFSLGVGAIVGSAIFNLLVIPGVSAIFSENLDSNRSLIHRDTQFYIISVLLLFVVFALGATYVPGGTNRAAILTPGLALILLATYAVYLFLHQQDASGYVGADAPAISPRREWGVLAVSLVVIAVGVEGLVRAALSLGETFGTPSFLWGLTVIAAATSLPDAFVSVSAAKDGDSLTSLTNVLGSNTFNLLVAIPVGVLLAGSATIDFLVAVPTMGFLGLATLVFIVFTRTGLELTDWEAYGFLGLYAVFLVWITLESIGVIETVRGI
- a CDS encoding YgaP-like transmembrane domain, translated to MNLPENVGGRDRLARALLAALLALLTVALLGSGRRRLGVFAALGAVGFGFNAVTCFCGMNRALGVDTTGD
- a CDS encoding aldehyde dehydrogenase family protein codes for the protein MQPHPFENELTLPAHRERGAVAEFHDAYDDAIAAVESELGASHPLVIDGEEVATDEEFTVTSPADTDLEIGTFAAGTADHVDDAVDAATAAFEAWRTYDVSERVAIFRRAAERMGDRKFELAATLTIENGKTRAEAMADVDEAIDFLRFYSRELDRNDGYQYDTGEPTPGQHCSNGLEPYGVFGVIGPFNFPCAIFTGMTAGAAITGNAVVAKPASATPLIGHKVVEILSAAGVPDGALNLVTGGGRAVGTPLVEHDDVDGIVFTGSRAVGDRIRRTFIELDKRGPVIAELGGKNPVVVTDTADLGKAVSGVANGAFGYSGQKCSATSRVYVDEGIVEAFSRELVAAAEDLPIRRPRDPEAFVSPLIDDDALERYREICEIARRDGEVLTGGSVVSSPELSAGRFVEPTVVRGIPHDHDLAREEHFLPFVTIHPVSDLDEAIRKSNDSSYGLCAGLFSEDPDEVDTWLDRIESGMCYVNRERSATTGALVQAQPFGGWKASGTTGKFAGGYWYLPQFMREQSRTVVEDVGRS
- a CDS encoding MFS transporter, translated to MRDSSVPDARILSLAIARMVSALANSFLVVVLPLYIGSGAVRLPAVTGSTATVFGVGIDVSVELLIAIVLSVFGFLNSLSQPLTGSVSDRTGRRKVFLLFGLGLVATGSAGYLLFTDYLLVLAMRGLQGVGAAFSIPIAVALVNELSDSAERGNNFGLFNTFRLLGFGIGPLVAGVVVASGPYAVFGRPVSGYDAAFLVAVAGAVVSFGLVSLLITDPEPTETAGEGLSVRVRGEDGGLDPVFALALATIVMALSIAIYAPLANVINERLNQGSFLYSIQFGASILANVLFQLPIGRLSDRYGRRPFLVAGFLLLLPTTLAQGLVTSSNAMIIARFLQGVAVAAVFAPSLALAGDLAREGASGSTLSLLTMGFGLGIASGILMAGVLVSFGFVVPFAVATGAGAVGLGLIVTQVAEPDRGDSVAAPAAD
- a CDS encoding ABC transporter substrate-binding protein, whose translation is MSSQDDDGRLPSRRTFIRASGVAALAGIAGCSGGGGGDGGGGGDGGGSGDGGGSGDGGDGGGGGSGAAVEVLHGWTGGDGAKAADALAEAFDENVDDFELDMNPIGGGGNQNLDAVVANRLQSNDPPGSFANWPGPNLLRYEGVLGSVDDVWEENNFEDVMIQEAIDLHKQNGSYRAVPLGSHRLNCLFYNVSVVEEAGIDVDSLTSPSALIDAFETVQSETDAVPMTHAMSGTWTTTQLWAAVMLGVNGYQSYMDFIGGEGSESDVRAAFETTAEMLENYISEDAASIGLTESNQNIIEGNAAFIHQGNWAAGAFRNAEDFDYDEDWGFKTFPGTEGMYTLHFDSFLYPSNNPTPEASTVWEAFVGSEEAQIAFNQFKGSIPTRTDVSMDQFGPYLQETAKDFAEAENRPPTLQHGLAVPSETMTQLNEVISSEFTGPYNVDAATQGFLDAVSN
- a CDS encoding carbohydrate ABC transporter permease is translated as MFDLYRRLSGALGRSSQDDEARTDGGVVSDRSAPDPGSESEPGPLARAGAAVDRRFGSDFFESSLFWLPPFLLMALFVYGAIIWNLLISLTEYQGFANAPDYSNLDFSMYARALGDTGFIDAAVNTLILLVAFTGATLAVGLVLAILIDRGIRFENAFRTIYLLPMSLSFVVTAQFWLWMYNFNNGIVNLLLGVVGIGPISFLGNQTIVLWAVIFALMWQFSGYAMVVYLAGLRAIPTEHYEAAQVDGASTLKMYWRVIIPQLKGATISAAVVLMVFGMKAFDFLYSLVGGYRPPNGADILATKMVREAYANLNWAYGAAIAIVLFAMALGVIGPYLVYEYRRDNL
- a CDS encoding carbohydrate ABC transporter permease is translated as MSDANVRRATRAARLRRSIEQTGPAEILLYAVLVAMAGFYLVPIESGLVTSIKTNTAIIETAPFAPPGGEGVTLEKWQAAIDALLRGMGNSLLYAVPATVLSAVLGSITAYGLTMPNWSRAYKAPLIALIVAGIFIPYQAVLVPLTQFWSQWVQLTQLLSFLWGFGIPNDYAGIIELVITHVAYGLPICTLLFRTYYKTMSTEMIESARLDGASLRRVYRRIVLPLSGPMFAVVLIYQFTQIWNDLLFTLVLVSTESSPAAPVVLILAGLGSSLEGQDFALRMAGAFFAALPTLAVYIFFGEEFAEGVSA